One region of Faecalibacter bovis genomic DNA includes:
- a CDS encoding Ppx/GppA phosphatase family protein, producing the protein MKIRKLGAIDIGSNAMRLLINFVYEEEGKAPVFNKTSIVRMPIRLGHDVFTDGKISDTNIERICDAMHSYALMMKVYGVEEYRAYATSAMRESINGEDVAKKVKEHCGVNIQIINGKTEAELLFSTELSSFVKDNKTYLYVDVGGGSTELTLLKDNKISASKSFEVGTVRLLDNRVDPKTFPEMEAWLKENVNNEEIELIGSGGNINHVYKYSGVKIGVPLGAAYVKKHYKILQTMTADERMQNFNMKPDRADVVVYALEIYTNVLKWSKATKIHVPKIGLSDGIIRSLYQDISKKK; encoded by the coding sequence ATGAAAATTAGGAAACTTGGAGCGATCGACATCGGATCGAATGCAATGCGATTACTAATCAATTTTGTTTACGAAGAAGAAGGTAAAGCTCCAGTATTTAATAAAACAAGTATCGTTCGCATGCCTATTCGTTTAGGGCATGATGTTTTTACAGATGGTAAAATTTCTGATACGAATATAGAACGTATTTGTGACGCCATGCATTCCTATGCATTGATGATGAAAGTGTATGGAGTCGAAGAATATCGTGCGTATGCTACTTCTGCTATGCGCGAATCTATAAACGGTGAAGATGTTGCCAAAAAAGTAAAAGAACATTGTGGTGTAAATATTCAAATTATAAATGGAAAAACTGAAGCCGAATTACTTTTTTCAACTGAATTAAGTTCATTCGTAAAAGACAATAAAACTTATTTATACGTTGATGTTGGTGGTGGTAGTACAGAATTAACTTTATTAAAAGACAATAAAATATCAGCTTCAAAATCGTTTGAAGTTGGTACGGTTCGTTTGTTAGACAATAGAGTTGATCCGAAGACTTTTCCAGAAATGGAAGCTTGGTTAAAGGAAAATGTAAACAACGAAGAAATCGAACTTATAGGTTCGGGTGGAAATATTAACCACGTTTACAAATATTCTGGTGTAAAAATTGGGGTTCCGTTAGGAGCAGCTTACGTTAAGAAGCATTATAAGATTTTACAAACAATGACTGCTGATGAACGTATGCAAAACTTCAATATGAAGCCTGACCGCGCAGATGTTGTTGTATATGCCTTAGAAATTTATACAAATGTGTTAAAATGGTCAAAAGCAACGAAAATTCACGTACCGAAAATTGGACTTTCAGACGGAATTATTCGTTCTTTATATCAAGACATTTCAAAAAAGAAATAA
- a CDS encoding isochorismate synthase, with the protein MQSLKNQVQNNFQEKFQEVIANKHSFLIFRQPNSTEVELWLDDDKSSQNQFVFHRFDDAQHLVFSSALVEKIAIDQLIETDFFPLEPSTTNEAISYENYLSLISKTVDELKASTIDKIVISRIKEIKNEGVNLIKTFKNLHQNYPKAFVYIWFTKENGLWIGASPELLLEEENLLVKTVSLAGTLPKEEEWTAKEIHEQQVVTDYIVSNLHDAKSVSVDGPHTVDAGFFNHLKSYISAEVCDYEKVNEILNRLHPTPAVCGMPKQEAKDFILANEGYDRKFYAGYFGFKTPHKSLYFVNLRCAQIFSDVVKLYVGGGIMPDSNPEKEWRETELKSKTIGNHLVTD; encoded by the coding sequence ATGCAATCATTAAAAAACCAAGTACAAAATAATTTTCAGGAAAAATTCCAAGAAGTTATTGCCAATAAACACTCGTTTTTAATTTTTAGACAGCCAAATTCTACTGAAGTTGAATTATGGTTAGATGATGATAAATCAAGCCAAAATCAATTTGTTTTTCATCGTTTTGATGATGCTCAACATTTAGTTTTTTCTTCTGCATTGGTAGAAAAAATTGCAATAGATCAGTTAATCGAAACTGATTTTTTTCCGTTAGAACCTTCAACAACTAACGAAGCAATTTCTTACGAAAATTACTTGAGTTTAATTTCAAAAACGGTTGATGAATTAAAAGCATCTACAATTGATAAAATTGTAATTTCAAGGATAAAAGAGATAAAAAATGAAGGTGTAAATTTGATTAAAACGTTCAAAAATCTACACCAAAATTATCCAAAAGCATTTGTTTATATCTGGTTTACAAAAGAAAATGGATTATGGATTGGCGCTTCGCCTGAATTGTTGTTAGAAGAAGAAAACCTTTTGGTAAAAACGGTTTCTTTAGCGGGTACACTTCCTAAAGAAGAAGAATGGACAGCAAAAGAAATTCATGAACAGCAAGTTGTGACAGATTATATCGTTTCTAATTTACATGATGCAAAATCAGTTTCAGTTGATGGGCCACATACAGTTGATGCAGGATTTTTTAATCATTTAAAATCTTACATTTCTGCTGAGGTTTGTGATTATGAGAAGGTTAATGAAATTTTAAATCGTTTGCATCCAACACCAGCTGTTTGTGGAATGCCAAAACAAGAAGCTAAGGATTTTATATTAGCAAATGAAGGATATGATCGAAAATTTTATGCAGGTTATTTTGGTTTCAAAACGCCTCATAAATCATTGTACTTCGTCAATCTAAGATGTGCACAGATTTTTTCTGATGTAGTAAAATTGTATGTTGGTGGAGGAATTATGCCAGATAGTAATCCTGAAAAGGAGTGGAGAGAAACTGAATTAAAATCAAAAACAATCGGCAACCATTTGGTTACCGATTAG
- a CDS encoding hotdog fold thioesterase — MSFEKAVESLNKMSENTLVSHLNIKFYEAGEDYLKASMPVNANVHQPFGLLHGGASVVLAETLGSSLSNYILNDPNAVAVGQQIDANHLRSKRDGTVFGHATVVKKGRTSHLIKIEITDEEGKLICYSHITNAIIKKPSTK, encoded by the coding sequence ATGTCTTTTGAAAAAGCTGTTGAAAGTTTAAATAAAATGTCAGAGAATACATTAGTATCTCATTTAAATATAAAATTTTACGAAGCTGGCGAAGATTATTTAAAAGCAAGTATGCCGGTAAACGCTAATGTTCATCAACCTTTTGGTTTGTTACACGGTGGCGCTTCTGTTGTTTTGGCAGAAACTTTAGGAAGTTCTTTGTCTAACTATATTTTAAATGATCCTAACGCAGTTGCAGTTGGACAACAAATTGATGCAAATCATCTTCGTTCGAAGCGAGATGGAACAGTGTTTGGTCACGCCACTGTTGTAAAAAAGGGTAGAACTTCTCATTTGATTAAAATTGAAATTACAGATGAAGAAGGTAAATTAATTTGTTATTCTCACATTACAAATGCAATCATTAAAAAACCAAGTACAAAATAA
- the ppk1 gene encoding polyphosphate kinase 1 encodes MKKYINRDISWLKFNARVLQEAADENVPLLERIRFLGIYSNNLDEFYSVRYSAILRSIQLKDVEKVYSNIVSDQTDEELIEEINTIVTEQREKYDQLYEDLFKKLEDHNIYVIDDKTLPLKYKDFITEYFNDEFIHNVGVFVLNDKIKIPQLRDGSFYLAVKMTIKDEAKYALIIVPTNLFDRFILLPKWGEKFYIMYIEDIIRYHLNDIFRTFHYDSIEAHSIKITRDSELNFDNDLEHSLYEKVIHSLEERKKGDPVRLVYDREIADDTLQYFLEKLGLDDYDSIIPGGKYHNKRDLIGFPSFGIQGLTYNKIKPIVQKRPTKFKSYFQAFTENDEMIFAPYHDYSLLLKFLREAAIDPKVKKIKLTVYRVAKDSQVMHTLINAAMNGKEVTAILELRARFDESNNAMWSKKLQEAGVNVIFGVPGLKVHSKIAYIERLPEEGIAEKFAIISTGNFHAKTAKMYTDYTYITSNPGITKEIDQVFNFFDKNYLIQTYHHLIVSPHGTRNKIIKAIKREIKNQKSGLEAEINMKLNSLADKEIIDLLYKASQKGVKIRLVVRGINCLIPGKIGLSENIECVSVIDKFLEHPRVYWFKNAGEDKVYISSADMMTRNLDYRVEVACPIYDQNIKKIIIDTFNLSFNDNVKARIIDENSSLTYRQDEERFNRSQFSTYEYLQQLNEDINEN; translated from the coding sequence ATGAAAAAATACATCAATAGAGACATTAGTTGGCTAAAATTTAATGCGAGAGTATTACAAGAGGCCGCTGATGAAAATGTACCATTACTGGAAAGAATTCGATTTTTAGGAATTTACTCGAATAACTTAGACGAATTTTATTCTGTTCGTTATTCTGCTATTTTACGCTCTATTCAGTTAAAAGACGTGGAAAAAGTTTATAGTAACATTGTATCTGATCAAACTGACGAAGAATTAATTGAAGAAATTAATACAATTGTTACAGAACAGCGTGAGAAATATGATCAACTATATGAAGATTTATTTAAAAAATTAGAAGATCATAATATTTATGTGATTGATGATAAAACTTTACCATTAAAATACAAAGACTTCATTACTGAATATTTCAATGACGAATTTATTCATAACGTTGGTGTTTTCGTTTTAAATGATAAAATAAAAATCCCTCAATTACGTGACGGTTCATTCTATTTAGCTGTAAAAATGACGATAAAAGACGAAGCTAAATATGCTTTAATTATCGTACCAACTAATTTATTTGATCGTTTTATTCTGTTACCAAAATGGGGTGAAAAATTTTATATCATGTACATCGAAGATATAATTCGCTACCATTTAAATGATATTTTTAGAACGTTTCATTATGATTCTATCGAAGCACATTCGATTAAAATTACGCGTGATTCTGAGTTAAACTTTGATAATGATTTAGAACATTCATTGTACGAAAAAGTAATTCATAGTTTAGAAGAGCGTAAAAAAGGTGATCCTGTACGCTTAGTCTATGACCGAGAAATTGCTGATGACACGCTTCAATATTTTTTAGAAAAGTTAGGATTAGATGATTATGACAGTATCATTCCAGGTGGAAAATATCACAATAAACGAGATTTAATTGGGTTTCCTTCTTTCGGAATTCAAGGTTTAACGTACAATAAAATCAAACCTATTGTACAAAAAAGACCAACCAAGTTTAAAAGTTATTTCCAAGCATTTACAGAAAATGACGAAATGATTTTTGCTCCATATCACGATTATTCTTTATTACTGAAATTTTTGCGTGAAGCTGCAATTGATCCAAAAGTCAAAAAAATAAAATTAACTGTTTATCGTGTTGCTAAAGATTCGCAAGTGATGCATACGCTTATAAATGCGGCGATGAATGGTAAAGAAGTAACAGCTATTTTAGAATTACGTGCTCGTTTCGATGAGTCGAACAATGCCATGTGGTCTAAAAAATTACAAGAAGCTGGCGTAAACGTAATTTTCGGTGTTCCTGGATTAAAAGTTCACTCAAAAATTGCATACATCGAGCGTTTACCTGAAGAAGGAATTGCTGAAAAATTTGCCATTATTAGTACTGGAAATTTCCACGCAAAAACAGCTAAAATGTATACAGATTATACTTATATCACTTCAAATCCTGGAATTACGAAGGAAATTGATCAAGTGTTTAACTTTTTTGACAAAAACTATTTAATTCAAACGTATCATCATTTAATCGTTTCTCCACACGGAACGAGAAACAAAATTATTAAGGCGATTAAACGAGAAATTAAAAATCAAAAAAGTGGTTTAGAGGCTGAAATCAACATGAAATTGAATAGTTTAGCAGATAAAGAAATAATTGATTTATTATATAAAGCTTCGCAAAAAGGTGTGAAAATAAGATTGGTTGTTCGTGGAATCAATTGTTTAATTCCAGGAAAGATTGGTCTTTCAGAAAACATTGAATGTGTAAGTGTAATTGATAAGTTCTTGGAACATCCACGAGTTTATTGGTTTAAAAATGCTGGTGAAGATAAAGTGTACATTTCATCTGCCGATATGATGACGAGAAATCTTGATTATCGTGTAGAAGTTGCTTGTCCGATCTATGATCAAAATATTAAAAAAATAATCATCGATACATTTAATTTGAGTTTTAATGATAATGTTAAAGCCAGAATTATTGATGAAAACAGTTCATTAACATACCGCCAAGATGAAGAACGTTTTAACCGTTCACAATTCTCTACGTATGAATATTTACAACAATTAAATGAGGATATAAATGAAAATTAG